The Verrucomicrobiota bacterium genomic interval AAGCGCCGCTGGTGGCCACGGGCCTGGAAGAGCGCGTCGCTCGCGATTCTCGGGCGGTCATCGTTTCTGACGAGGCGGGCAAGGTCGCCTCCGTGACCGCAAACCAGATTATCATCACCGCGGATGGGAAACTGCCTGAAGGCAAGAAGCGGATTAAGCACGACCCGGCCGAAGGCATCTACGTTTACAGCGTGCGCAAGTTCATGCGCTCAAACGCGGCGACCTGCATTAACCAGAAGGTGCTCGTGACGAAAGGCGATGCGGTCAAGAAAACCCAGGTGATCGCCGACGGGCCCTGCACGTTCGGCGGAGATCTCGCGCTCGGACGCAACGTGCTTTGCGCGTTCATGCCATGGAATGGCTACAATTTCGAGGACGCGATCCTGATCAGCGAACGGATCGTCAAGGACGATGTTTTCACTTCCATACACATCGATGAGTTTGAAGTCGGCGCTCGGGATACCAAACTGGGTCCGGAAGAAATCACACGAGACATCCCGAATCTCGGAGAAGAAGCCCTGAAGAATCTCGGCCCGGACGGCGTGATTCGGATTGGCGCGGAAGTGAAACCCGGAGACATCCTGGTCGGAAAGATCACGCCGAAGAGCGAGACCGAACTGGCGCCGGAAGAGCGATTACTGCGGGCTATTTTCGGTGAGAAGGCCGCAGACGTGAAGGACACGTCTCTGAAAGTTCCTTCTGGGACTTACGGCATCGTGATGGATGTCAAGGTTTCCTCCAAAAAAGACGTGGACCGAAGCAACCGGGTGACTCCCACGGAGGCCAAGAAACACGCGAAACAGGTTGACGAAGAGTTCAAGGCCAAGATGGATGAATTGCGCGAGCAACTGACGGAAGCGCTCAGCAATATCCTCCTGGGGGAAAAGATTCCGCTGGATGTCGTCAATTCGGAGACCGGCGAGATTATCATTCCGGCCAACCGCAAGATAACCAAGACGCTCTTGCGCAAGCTGGCCAGCGTGTATGATCGCATCGAGATCGACCCGTCGCCGATTCGCAACAAGATCAACGAGATCATCGGCAGCTTCAAAAAGCGATTCGACGATTTGCAGATGCAGCACGACGAAGAGATGGAGCGCGTCGAAGCGGGTGACGGTGTCGATCCCGGCATCATCAAATCGGTCAAGGTCTATATCGCCTCCAAGCGCAAGCTTTCGGTGGGGGACAAGATGGCCGGACGCCACGGCAACAAAGGCGTCGTAGCCAAGATCGTTCCGGAGGAAGACATGCCGTTCCTCGCGGACGGCACGCCGGTCGATATCGTTTTGAATCCGCTCGGCGTTCCTTCGCGCATGAATGTCGGACAGGTGCTCGAAACACACCTGGGCTGGGCGGCCCGACTGCTCGGCTTGAAATTCGCCACGCCTGTTTTCGATGGGATCAAGGAAAAGGAAATTCGCGGCTATCTCAAGCAAGCGAGCCTGCCGGACCACGGCAAGACTTTGCTCTACGACGGCCGCACGGGCGAACCGTTCGATCAGGAAATCGTGGTGGGCTACATCTACATGATGAAGTTGGGGCACCTGGTGGCGGACAAGATTCATGCCCGCGCTGTCGGCCCCTATTCGCTGGTCACGCAGCAACCGCTTGGCGGCAAAGCTCAGTACGGCGGGCAGCGATTTGGCGAAATGGAAGTCTGGGCCATGGAAGCCTACGGCGCCGCGTACACCTTGCAGGAGTTGCTGACGGTGAAATCGGACGACGTGCAAGGCCGAACCCGCATCTATGAAAGCATTGTGAAAGGCGACAATGCGCTCGAAGCCGGGGTGCCGGAGTCGTTCAACGTGTTGGTCAAAGAAATGCAATCTCTGGGGCTGGATGTCAAAGTGGGTTACTCCAATCCGCTCGATCAGCCGGCGCAGCCCGCAACACTGACCGCGCTCGGCTAAGTTCGGCCGAATAACATCGATTCAACCGCTTTTTAACAACCATGAACACGAAAGAAACAGCCCGTGAATTGCTCGGCCTGGATAAGGTCAATTTGGTTGATTACGTCGCGATCTCGGTGGCCTCGCCGGAGGCGATTCGATCCTGGTCGAAGGGAGAAGTGAAGAACCCGGAGACGATCAACTACCGCACCTTCAAACCGGAGAAAGGCGGTTTGTTTTGCGAGCGCATCTTCGGGCCGGTGAAGGATTGGGAATGTTCCTGCGGCAAGTATAAACGCATCAAACATCGCGGCGTCGTCTGCGACCGTTGCGGTGTCGAAGTCACCCTTTCGCGAGTGCGCCGCGAACGCATGGGCCATATTGAACTGGCTGTTCCTGTCTCGCACATCTGGTTCTTCAAGTGCATGCCGTCGCGGATCGGGTTGATGCTCGACATGACGGCCCGAAATCTGGAGCGGGTCATTTACTACGAGGATTACCTGGTCATCGACCCCGGTTCGACTCCGCTGAAACAACACCAGTTGCTGAGCGAGTTGGAGTTTCGCGAAGCCAAAGAGACCTACGGGGCTGACGCGTTCGTCGCGAAGATGGGCGCCGAGGCCGTGCGCGAGGCACTCACGAAGGTCGATCTGGCGAAGCAGATCGACCAGTTGCAGATCGCAATGACCGAGACCAAGAGCAAGCAGATTCGGAAGAAGCTCGCCAAACGGATCAAACTCTTTCAAGGCTTCCTCAATTCCAGGAGCCGCCCGGAATGGATGATCCTGACCGTGCTCCCGGTGATTCCGCCCGACCTGCGTCCGCTCGTGCCGCTGGAAGGCGGGCGTTTCGCGACGTCGGATCTCAACGATTTGTACCGCCGCGTCATCAACCGGAATAACCGGCTGAAGAACCTCCTCCAACTCAAGACGCCGGAAGTCATCATTCGCAACGAAAAGCGCATGCTCCAAGAAGCCGTGGATGCGCTGTTTGACAACGGTCGGCACGGACGCGCCGTCACCGGCGCGGGCAACCGTCCGCTCAAATCGCTCAGCGACATGCTCAAGGGCAAGAGCGGGCGTTTTCGCCAAAACCTGCTTGGGAAGCGCGTCGATTACTCGGGCCGATCAGTCATTGTCATCGGGCCGGAGTTGCGCCTCAACCAGTGCGGCCTGCCCAAGAAGATGGCGTTGGTGTTGTTCGAACCGTTCATTATCCGGCGCCTCAAGGAGCTCAATTACGTGCACACGGTCCGTTCCGCCAAGAAGATGATCGAACGCCAATCCCCGGAGGTCTGGGACATTTTGGAAGAAGTCACCAAGGGCCACCCGGTCCTGTTGAACCGCGCGCCGACGCTGCACCGTTTGTCGATTCAAGCGTTCGAGCCGGCGTTGATCGAAGGCGAAGCCATTCGCATCCATCCGCTGGTTTGCACCGCGTACAATGCTGACTTCGACGGCGATCAAATGGCCGTCCACGTGCCGCTCTCGGTCGAAGCGCAGATGGAAGCGCGGCTGCTGATGATGGCGCCGAATAACATATTCAGTCCCTCCAGCGGCAAACCGATCATGACACCGACGCAGGACATCACGCTTGGTTGCTATTATTTGACAGCCAATCCGCGCGCGCTGGGTATGTCCGGTGCGTCGAGTCGTCCGAAGCTTTTTGGATCGAAGGACGAAGTCGTCTTCGCGCTCATGGACGGAGCGGTCCGCACTCATGAGAAAATTCAGTTGGCCAATCCCGATTTTGGACGAAAGACGATCTACGGCGATGCCGAGAAGAAGGTCGTCGAAACGACGGTCGGTCGCGTCATTTTCAGCGAAATCTGGCCGCCTGAACTCGGATTCCCGAACAAAGTCATCGGCAAGTCCCAACTCGGGGAGTTGATCTGGAATTGCTACAAGAACTGCGGGCACGAGAAAACTGTCGCCACGCTCGATCGCCTGAAAGAGTTGGGCTTCTACGAGGCCACGCGCGCCGGCGTCTCCATCGGCATCGACGATATGATCATTCCCAAGGAGAAAACGCAGGAGATCGAGTCCGCTCAGAAACAAATCAGCGACGTCGAGAAACAGTACCGCAAGGGCCTGATCACTCCCGGCGAACGCTACAACAAAGTCATCGACATCTGGACGCATTGCACGGACCAGATCGCGAACGTGATGCTGCGGACCTTGGAGCACAACCATGGCAAGCGCGAGTACAATCCCGTCTGGCTGATGGTGGATTCGGGCGCGCGCGGAAACCGCCAGCAAGTTCGCCAGCTTGCCGGTGTGCGCGGGCTGATGGCCAAGCCTTCCGGCGACATCATCGAAAAACCGATCCTTTCGAACTTCCGCGAAGGCCTGACGGTGCTGGAGTATTTCATTTCCACGCACGGCGCACGAAAGGGTTTGGCGGATACCGCGCTGAAGACCGCGGATTCAGGTTACATGACCCGGAAGCTCGTGGACGTCGCGCAGGATGTGATCATTCGGGAAGACGACTGCGGCACGACCAATGGCATCTGGGTGCAGGCGATCTACGAGGGCGAGGACGAAGTCGTCAAACTCAGCGAACGCATCTTGGGCCGGTTCAGCGCCGATGACATTTTCGATCTGCGGGACTCGAAGAAGAAACTGATCAGCGCCAATGAGGAGATCGACGAAGTTAAAGCCAAGCGGACCGAAGTGTCGGGGGTGGAAAAGGTGCGCATCCGTTCGGTGCTGACTTGTGAGAGCAAGCACGGCCTTTGTGTCGCGTGCTACGGGCGCAACTTGGCCACGGGCGGATTAGTCAAGCTCGGCGAGGCCGTGGGAATCATCGCCGCGCAATCGATCGGTGAACCGGGCACGCAACTCACGATGCGGACGTTCCACATCGGCGGCACGGCGTCCCAGGTGTTCAAGCAACCTCAGATCAAAGCCAAGCACGACGGTCTGGTGCGCTACAACGACCTGCGGCTCGTCGAGCTGGATGACGGCAGCAACATCGTTCTGAACAAGAACGGTTCCATCTCCGTTTTGGCGGAAGACGGCCGCGAACTCGAAACACACAACGTTGTCATTGGCGCCGTGATCTCCGTGCCGAACGGCGGCCCCGTCAAACGCGGCGAAACGTTCGTGCAGTGGGATCCGTACAACGTGCCGATTCTTTCCGAGAGAGCGGGCCGCGTGCAATTCCACGACATCATCGAGGGCGTGACGATGAAACAGGAAGTGGATGAAACCACCGGCCAGGAGGCCAAAGTCATTATCGAACACAAGGAAGATTTGCATCCGCAAATCATCATCAGCGACGACAAGGGCGAAGGCGTGGCAAACTATCCGATTCCTTCGGGCGCTCACATCGTGGTCAACGAAGGCGTCAAGATTGTGGCCGGAACGCTCATGGCCAAGACGCCGCGCAAAACTTCAAAAACCAAAGACATCACAGGCGGTTTGCCGCGTGTGGCCGAGCTCTTCGAAGCGCGGCGTCCGAAAGATGCGGCTGAGATTTCCAAGATCGACGGAATTGTGGATTTCGGTCCGAGCGTGCGCGGCAAACGCACGATCCTGATCAAGGACACTCAGACGGGCCTCGAAGAAGAGCATCTCATTCCCATCGGCAAACATGTCATCGTGTTCAAAGGCGACTTCGTGAAGAAAGGACAGCAGTTGACCGAAGGCCCGGTGGTTCCGCACGAGATTCTGGATGTGTGCGGTCCGCAGGAATTGCAGGAGCATCTGGTGAACGAAGTTCAGGAAGTGTACCGGTTGCAAGGCGTGACCATTAACGACAAGCACATCGAGATCATCGTGCGGCAAATGCTGCGCAAGGTCCGAATTACTGAGCCGGGTGACACGACCTTCTTGTGGGGCGAGCAAGTGGACAAGCTCCACTTTGAAAACGAAAACTCGCGCGTGGAAAAAATGGGTGGCAAGCCCGCCGAGGCCCAACCGGTCCTGCTCGGTATCACCAAAGCCTCGCTGGAGACCGACAGTTTCCTGAGCGCGGCTTCCTTCCAGGACACAACGCGCGTGCTCACCGAGGCCGCGACCATGGGTAAAGTTGATCGCCTCCGCGGCTTCAAGGAAAACGTGATCATGGGGCACATTATTCCGGCTGGAACGGGTTTCACTTATCACCGAAAGGTCCAGCTCAAGCCGTTGGTCGAAGAGTTGCCGGTAGAGGAAGAACCCGCTCCGGCGCCGGACGAAGCCATTGCGAGCTAAACCGGACGCGGGCAACGGGATCAAAAAAATCTCAAATACTTGTTGCAACGAAGAAGTCCTTTGTTAATATTCGCGCTCCGTTTTCCCAAGGGTCTGGGAAAAATGGCCCAAAAACCGGCCAAATCTGGAACGATTTAGCAAATCTCGATGCCGACGATCAATCAACTCGTCCGAAAAGGACGAAACAAGTTGAAGTATAAGTCCAAGTCACCTGCCTTGGAAGGCGCGCCCTACCGCCGCGGCGTGTGTGTTCAGGTCATGACTCGGACGCCGAAGAAACCCAACTCAGCGATGCGCAAGGTCGCCAAGGTCCGCCTGACCAACGGCTACGAAGTGATCGCTTACATTCCGGATGAAGGCCACAATCTCCAGGAGCACTCGATCGTGCTCGTGCGCGGCGGGCGCGTAAAGGATCTGCCGGGCGTGCGCTACCACATTGTGCGCGGCACGCTGGACGCAGCCGGAGTGGAAAAGCGGCGCGTCAGCCGGTCGAAGTACGGCGTGAAACGGCCCAAAGCGGGCAAGCCTGCGGCAGCCGCCGCACCCGCAGCCGCGAGTTAATTTTCTTATATGTCCAGAAGGCGTCGAGCAATCAAGAGACCCGCGGTGGAAGATCCCAAATACCACAGCACGCTGGTGTCTCGTTTGGTGAACGTGGTGATGCAACGCGGCAAAAAGAGCCTGGCGCAGCGCATCGTTTACGGCACGTTCGATCGGATCGTGGAAAAGAACCCAAACACGAACGCTTTGGAGATCTTGCAGCGAGCGGTGGACAACGCAAAGCCCAGGCTGGAAGTCAAGGCTCGTCGCGTCGGCGGCGCCACTTACCAGGTTCCGGTGGAAGTCGCACCGGACCGGCAGTTGGCCCTGGCGTTTCGGTGGCTGGTGGACCTGGCCGATGCGCGGAAGGGCGTTCCGATGAAAGACGCCCTGGCGGCGGAAATCATGGACGCCTATCAAGGCCAAGGCAACGCCATCCGCAAGCGCGATGAAGTTCATAAGATGGCCCAGGCGAACAAGGCCTTCGCCCATTTTCGCTGGTAGCACTTTAGTTGCTGGAATTGCCCCGACGGCTGGAATCAATCGGGGCATTTTTATTCTCTGACAGATGGAAGTTGTAATGGAAAAAACGAAATCGGTGAACTCGCCGAATCGAAAGTATTCGATGGAGCGCACGCGCAACATTGGCATCGCGGCGCACATCGACGCTGGGAAAACCACGACGACGGAGAGAATTCTGTTTTATACCGGCCTCATCCACAAGATGGGTGACGTGGATGACGGCAACACCGTCACAGACTGGATGGAGCAGGAGCGCGAGCGCGGCATCACCATTACCTCGGCGGCCACGACATGTTATTGGACGCAGAAAGAGGACGGGCTGCACAAGAGTTTCGTGGGAATTCCCCATCGCATCAACATCATCGATACCCCGGGCCACGTTGATTTCACCGCGGAAGTCGAGCGCTCCATGCGCGTGCTGGACGGAGCCGTGGCCGTGTTCTGCGGCGTGGCCGGAGTGCAGCCGCAGTCGGAGACCGTCTGGCGGCAGGCCACCAAATACCGGGTTCCTCGAATCGCCTTCGTGAACAAGATGGATCGGACGGGCGCCAACTTTGAAAACGCCGTGTCCGAGATGCGCAAGAAACTCGGAGCTTACGCCTACCCCATCGCCATCCCCATCGGTAAAGAAGAATCCTTCCGGGGGATCATCGACGTCGTGAGCCAGAAAGCGATCATTTATGATCCATCCGACGAAATGGGCCTCAAGTACCAGGTCACGGACATTCCCGAAGAAGACAAAGACCGGGCTCGATTTGCTCTGGCGGAACTGATCGACGGCGTGGCGAACAAAGATGACGAAATCGCCGAATTGGTCATTGAGGACAAGCCGATCGATTCGTTTGTTTTGAAGCAAGCGATCCGGCGTTTGACCTGCAAGATTGAGCTCGTGCCCGTGATGTGCGGCTCCGCGTTCAAAAAGAAGGCCGTCCAACCGCTGGTTGATGCGGTGATCGATTACCTTCCGTCGCCCTTGGACATCCCGCCGGCCGTGGGACAAGACGCGGACGATGCCCAAACCCGGATCGAAGTGACCCCCGATGACAGCGGGAAGTTTTGCTCGCTGGCCTTCAAACTCTGGAGTGATCCCTACGTCGGCAAACTCGTCTTCTTCCGCGTGTACAGCGGCACGCTGAGAAAGGGCGACATGATTTACAATCCACGCACGCGCAGGCGCGACCGCGTAAGCCGCGTGATGATGATTCAAGCGGACAAACGGATCGAAGTGGACACGGTTTACGCCGGAGATATCGCGGCCCTCGTGGGCCTCAAGAACATCACAACGGGCGATACACTCAGCGACGAGGATTTCTCGATTCTGTTGGAGCCGCCGACCTTCCCCGAACCTGTGATCTCGATGGCGGTGGAACCGAAGACCAAGGCAGATCGCGACAAACTGAGCGAAGGGTTGCAGCGGCTGGCGGAAGAAGATCCGACATTCCGCTGTTTTACCGACGAGGAAACGAGCCAGTTAATCATTGCCGGCATGGGCGAGTTGCACCTGGAGATCATCCGCGACCGGCTCCTGCGCGAGTTCAAGGTCGATGCGACGGCCGGCGCTCCGCAGATCGCCTACCGCGAGACGATCACCAGGCCCGCCGAGGGCGAAGGCAAATTCATCCGCCAATCGGGCGGCCGCGGCCAATACGGGCACGCTATCATCACGGTCGAGCCGAACGAAGCCGGCAAGGGCGTTGAGATTGAAAACAAGGTGGTCGGCGGAACGATCCCGAAGGAGTACATCCCGGCGGTGATCGACGGTTTAGAGGAAGCGATTCAGGGCGGAGTCCTGGCGAACTATCCCATCGTGGACGTGAAGGTCAGCATTATCGAAGGCACGTTCCACGAGGTGGACTCCAGCGAACTGGCGTTCAAGATGGCCGGGATTTTTGCGTTCAAAGATGCGGCGAAGAAGGCCAACCCCGTCCTTCTGGAACCGATCATGAAAGTCGAAGTGACCACGCCGGAGGAATATCAAGGCGATCTCCTGGGCGACCTGAATCGGCGGCGGGGCAAGATTCAGACGATCGAAGTCAAAAGCGGCGCGGTCGTGCTTTACGCGGAAGTGCCGCTCGCCGAAATGTTTGGCTACGCGACCGCCATTCGATCACTGTCCAAAGGGCGCGCGAATTATTCGATGGAACCGCTCCGATTCGAGCAGGTGCCTTCGGGAATCGCCGCGAGCATTTTAGACTTGGCAAAACCAAAACCGGCACGCACATAAACGCGCTGCGCAAACTTACTGTTCTTTGTTATGGCAGGCCAACGCATTCGTATCCGACTGAAAGCCTATGACCATCGGGTCATTGACCAGTCTGCACACGATATCGTGGAGACGGTCAAACGAACCGGAGCCCGAGTCGCAGGACCGATTCCCCTTCCGACGCGGATCGAACGATTCACGGTTCAGCGTTCCCCTCACGCCGACAAGAAGTCGCAAGAGACTTTCGAGCAGCGCACCCACAAGCGCTTGTTGGATATCATCGATCCCACAGCGAAAACCGTGGACGAACTCAAAAAACTGAATCTCCCGGCCGGCGTTGACATCACGATTAAGATCTAAGGCTATGATCGGATTGCTCGGAAAGAAACTAGGGCAGACGCAGGTTTACGATGCGGCCGGAAATGTC includes:
- the rpoB gene encoding DNA-directed RNA polymerase subunit beta; translation: MPSRASERINFGKIKEIIAPPNLIEIQINSYNEFLQAEVAPSKRKNVGLQAVFTEVFPIESYDGKCVLDYHSYEIGDPKLDWLECLREGITYGAPLHVTFLLKEEKGTKEEKVFMGELPLMTPQGTFVINGAERVIVSQLHRSPGLAFEATQHPNGKTLHSFRIIPDRGSWYEAQFDTSDLLYVYLDRKKRRRKFLTTTFFRALGYSSNADILKLFYDIEDLSLKEAEGLDDIQNKVLIEDAVDAEKNIVVARAFEPISKAVLKQIAELGISKIKVVDTSVDDGIIIKCLKKDPTKNEEEALKDIYRRLRPGDPPTAANARALIKRLFFDPKRYDLGRVGRYKIMQKLGLKAPEDTRILTKEDLVAATKYLLRLKKGEGTLDDIDHLGSRRIRTVGELLANQCRVGLARTERLVKERMTLFDQGMDTMTPQKLINPKALSAVVRDFFGRSQLSQFMDQINPLAELTHKRRLSALGPGGLSRDRAGFEVRDVHPSHYGRICPIETPEGPNIGLIASLATFARVNEFGFIETPYRKVEKGRVTNHVDYLTADREEQFIVAQANAVIDDKGRFQTDKVMCRCKGDFIDVDPNRVDYMDVSPKQLVSVAAGLIPFLEHDDANRALMGSNMQRQAVPLLVTEAPLVATGLEERVARDSRAVIVSDEAGKVASVTANQIIITADGKLPEGKKRIKHDPAEGIYVYSVRKFMRSNAATCINQKVLVTKGDAVKKTQVIADGPCTFGGDLALGRNVLCAFMPWNGYNFEDAILISERIVKDDVFTSIHIDEFEVGARDTKLGPEEITRDIPNLGEEALKNLGPDGVIRIGAEVKPGDILVGKITPKSETELAPEERLLRAIFGEKAADVKDTSLKVPSGTYGIVMDVKVSSKKDVDRSNRVTPTEAKKHAKQVDEEFKAKMDELREQLTEALSNILLGEKIPLDVVNSETGEIIIPANRKITKTLLRKLASVYDRIEIDPSPIRNKINEIIGSFKKRFDDLQMQHDEEMERVEAGDGVDPGIIKSVKVYIASKRKLSVGDKMAGRHGNKGVVAKIVPEEDMPFLADGTPVDIVLNPLGVPSRMNVGQVLETHLGWAARLLGLKFATPVFDGIKEKEIRGYLKQASLPDHGKTLLYDGRTGEPFDQEIVVGYIYMMKLGHLVADKIHARAVGPYSLVTQQPLGGKAQYGGQRFGEMEVWAMEAYGAAYTLQELLTVKSDDVQGRTRIYESIVKGDNALEAGVPESFNVLVKEMQSLGLDVKVGYSNPLDQPAQPATLTALG
- the rpoC gene encoding DNA-directed RNA polymerase subunit beta', coding for MNTKETARELLGLDKVNLVDYVAISVASPEAIRSWSKGEVKNPETINYRTFKPEKGGLFCERIFGPVKDWECSCGKYKRIKHRGVVCDRCGVEVTLSRVRRERMGHIELAVPVSHIWFFKCMPSRIGLMLDMTARNLERVIYYEDYLVIDPGSTPLKQHQLLSELEFREAKETYGADAFVAKMGAEAVREALTKVDLAKQIDQLQIAMTETKSKQIRKKLAKRIKLFQGFLNSRSRPEWMILTVLPVIPPDLRPLVPLEGGRFATSDLNDLYRRVINRNNRLKNLLQLKTPEVIIRNEKRMLQEAVDALFDNGRHGRAVTGAGNRPLKSLSDMLKGKSGRFRQNLLGKRVDYSGRSVIVIGPELRLNQCGLPKKMALVLFEPFIIRRLKELNYVHTVRSAKKMIERQSPEVWDILEEVTKGHPVLLNRAPTLHRLSIQAFEPALIEGEAIRIHPLVCTAYNADFDGDQMAVHVPLSVEAQMEARLLMMAPNNIFSPSSGKPIMTPTQDITLGCYYLTANPRALGMSGASSRPKLFGSKDEVVFALMDGAVRTHEKIQLANPDFGRKTIYGDAEKKVVETTVGRVIFSEIWPPELGFPNKVIGKSQLGELIWNCYKNCGHEKTVATLDRLKELGFYEATRAGVSIGIDDMIIPKEKTQEIESAQKQISDVEKQYRKGLITPGERYNKVIDIWTHCTDQIANVMLRTLEHNHGKREYNPVWLMVDSGARGNRQQVRQLAGVRGLMAKPSGDIIEKPILSNFREGLTVLEYFISTHGARKGLADTALKTADSGYMTRKLVDVAQDVIIREDDCGTTNGIWVQAIYEGEDEVVKLSERILGRFSADDIFDLRDSKKKLISANEEIDEVKAKRTEVSGVEKVRIRSVLTCESKHGLCVACYGRNLATGGLVKLGEAVGIIAAQSIGEPGTQLTMRTFHIGGTASQVFKQPQIKAKHDGLVRYNDLRLVELDDGSNIVLNKNGSISVLAEDGRELETHNVVIGAVISVPNGGPVKRGETFVQWDPYNVPILSERAGRVQFHDIIEGVTMKQEVDETTGQEAKVIIEHKEDLHPQIIISDDKGEGVANYPIPSGAHIVVNEGVKIVAGTLMAKTPRKTSKTKDITGGLPRVAELFEARRPKDAAEISKIDGIVDFGPSVRGKRTILIKDTQTGLEEEHLIPIGKHVIVFKGDFVKKGQQLTEGPVVPHEILDVCGPQELQEHLVNEVQEVYRLQGVTINDKHIEIIVRQMLRKVRITEPGDTTFLWGEQVDKLHFENENSRVEKMGGKPAEAQPVLLGITKASLETDSFLSAASFQDTTRVLTEAATMGKVDRLRGFKENVIMGHIIPAGTGFTYHRKVQLKPLVEELPVEEEPAPAPDEAIAS
- a CDS encoding 30S ribosomal protein S12; the protein is MPTINQLVRKGRNKLKYKSKSPALEGAPYRRGVCVQVMTRTPKKPNSAMRKVAKVRLTNGYEVIAYIPDEGHNLQEHSIVLVRGGRVKDLPGVRYHIVRGTLDAAGVEKRRVSRSKYGVKRPKAGKPAAAAAPAAAS
- the rpsG gene encoding 30S ribosomal protein S7; translated protein: MSRRRRAIKRPAVEDPKYHSTLVSRLVNVVMQRGKKSLAQRIVYGTFDRIVEKNPNTNALEILQRAVDNAKPRLEVKARRVGGATYQVPVEVAPDRQLALAFRWLVDLADARKGVPMKDALAAEIMDAYQGQGNAIRKRDEVHKMAQANKAFAHFRW
- the fusA gene encoding elongation factor G, encoding MEVVMEKTKSVNSPNRKYSMERTRNIGIAAHIDAGKTTTTERILFYTGLIHKMGDVDDGNTVTDWMEQERERGITITSAATTCYWTQKEDGLHKSFVGIPHRINIIDTPGHVDFTAEVERSMRVLDGAVAVFCGVAGVQPQSETVWRQATKYRVPRIAFVNKMDRTGANFENAVSEMRKKLGAYAYPIAIPIGKEESFRGIIDVVSQKAIIYDPSDEMGLKYQVTDIPEEDKDRARFALAELIDGVANKDDEIAELVIEDKPIDSFVLKQAIRRLTCKIELVPVMCGSAFKKKAVQPLVDAVIDYLPSPLDIPPAVGQDADDAQTRIEVTPDDSGKFCSLAFKLWSDPYVGKLVFFRVYSGTLRKGDMIYNPRTRRRDRVSRVMMIQADKRIEVDTVYAGDIAALVGLKNITTGDTLSDEDFSILLEPPTFPEPVISMAVEPKTKADRDKLSEGLQRLAEEDPTFRCFTDEETSQLIIAGMGELHLEIIRDRLLREFKVDATAGAPQIAYRETITRPAEGEGKFIRQSGGRGQYGHAIITVEPNEAGKGVEIENKVVGGTIPKEYIPAVIDGLEEAIQGGVLANYPIVDVKVSIIEGTFHEVDSSELAFKMAGIFAFKDAAKKANPVLLEPIMKVEVTTPEEYQGDLLGDLNRRRGKIQTIEVKSGAVVLYAEVPLAEMFGYATAIRSLSKGRANYSMEPLRFEQVPSGIAASILDLAKPKPART
- the rpsJ gene encoding 30S ribosomal protein S10, whose translation is MAGQRIRIRLKAYDHRVIDQSAHDIVETVKRTGARVAGPIPLPTRIERFTVQRSPHADKKSQETFEQRTHKRLLDIIDPTAKTVDELKKLNLPAGVDITIKI